In the Flavobacterium acetivorans genome, one interval contains:
- a CDS encoding nucleoside recognition domain-containing protein — protein sequence MVLSRFWLAIFISSIAFIVLSLFMGNSYTIDFVLNGKKDDPILISEKYLHQIPTFVKDSIVNAPDNMMVVNNNVSNPDTTYVYSNKTVKIYSGIQKSDGLLPTCKNTLLDLVLPLIAYLAFFCGLMELLIISGASGKLAKALSPVFVKVFPSIPKNHPSISYMTLNFAANFLGLDSAATPFGLKAMESLQEINPEKDKASDAQIMFMCLHASGLTLIATSIIGYRAAAGASNPADVMLPCIITSFIGTIAAFLIVGIKQKINFKSASLVVGLMVLIAAIIGLLMYVNHLDLIGKNYFTSNLSALILVGIIAFTLIFSFIKEEKFAEAKTTVFDAFVVGANNGVKTGVVIFPYVLGMLVAISLFRNSGLFEIISNWIAFIFSNMGVNKQITDALPVALLRPFSSAGSRGFLIDSMNTFGADSMTGRLSSIFQCSAESTFYVIAVYFGSVNIKNTRYALGTMLLVDVICVITAIFVASWFF from the coding sequence ATGGTATTGAGTAGATTCTGGTTGGCAATCTTCATTTCTTCGATTGCTTTTATTGTGTTGAGTTTGTTTATGGGAAACAGTTACACAATCGATTTTGTGTTAAATGGTAAAAAAGACGACCCGATTTTAATATCTGAAAAATACTTACACCAGATTCCTACTTTTGTAAAAGACAGCATTGTCAATGCACCGGATAACATGATGGTGGTCAATAACAATGTGTCAAATCCTGATACGACTTATGTTTATTCTAACAAAACGGTAAAAATCTACAGTGGCATACAAAAATCAGATGGCTTATTGCCAACATGTAAAAATACTTTACTTGATTTAGTTCTTCCGCTTATTGCTTATTTGGCATTTTTCTGCGGATTGATGGAGCTTTTAATTATTTCAGGAGCTTCTGGAAAATTAGCTAAAGCATTGAGTCCTGTTTTTGTAAAAGTATTTCCGAGTATTCCTAAAAATCATCCGTCAATATCTTATATGACTTTGAATTTTGCTGCTAATTTCCTAGGATTAGATTCGGCTGCGACGCCATTTGGTTTGAAAGCGATGGAAAGTTTACAAGAGATAAATCCCGAAAAGGATAAAGCCAGCGATGCGCAAATCATGTTCATGTGTTTGCATGCTTCGGGGCTGACTTTGATAGCGACTTCTATCATTGGTTATCGTGCTGCTGCTGGCGCCAGTAATCCGGCTGATGTGATGTTGCCTTGTATTATCACTTCTTTTATTGGTACGATTGCTGCCTTTCTGATTGTTGGAATCAAACAAAAAATTAATTTCAAAAGTGCCTCTTTGGTTGTGGGTTTAATGGTTTTAATTGCTGCCATTATTGGTTTGTTGATGTACGTTAATCATTTGGATTTGATCGGAAAAAACTATTTTACTTCTAACCTTTCTGCTTTAATATTAGTTGGAATCATCGCTTTTACTTTGATTTTTTCCTTTATCAAAGAGGAAAAATTTGCTGAGGCCAAAACCACCGTTTTTGATGCGTTTGTAGTGGGAGCTAACAACGGAGTAAAAACGGGAGTCGTTATTTTTCCTTATGTTTTAGGGATGTTAGTGGCGATTTCGTTGTTTAGAAACAGTGGATTATTTGAAATTATAAGCAACTGGATTGCTTTCATTTTTTCGAATATGGGAGTAAATAAACAAATTACTGATGCGCTACCGGTTGCCTTACTTCGTCCATTTAGTTCGGCGGGATCAAGAGGGTTTTTGATTGATTCGATGAATACTTTTGGTGCCGATTCGATGACGGGAAGATTGAGTAGTATTTTTCAATGCAGCGCCGAAAGTACTTTTTATGTTATCGCGGTGTACTTTGGATCAGTTAATATCAAAAATACCCGTTATGCTCTAGGAACCATGCTTTTAGTTGATGTGATTTGTGTAATTACCGCTATTTTTGTGGCAAGTTGGTTTTTTTAG
- a CDS encoding fumarate hydratase has product MDFIYQDPYPILKDDTQYRKITSGYVKVEKLGEREILTVDPKGLELLSQEAMKDVSFMLRTSHLEKLRAILDDPEATDNDRFVAYNLLQNAAVAIEGELPSCQDTGTAIVMAKKGEDIYTGVDDAEWLSKGIFNTYQERNLRYSQIVPISMFEEKNSGSNLPAQIDIYSKKGASYEFLFLAKGGGSANKTYLYQQTKSLLNEKSMDAFVRAKIMDLGTSACPPYHLAFVIGGTSAEANLAAVKKASAGYFDNLPTTGNMAGQAFRDLEWEKRIQLICQESAIGAQFGGKYFTHDVRVIRLPRHAASCPVGLGVSCSADRNIKGKITKDGIFVEQLEVNPKRLLPETAPHLEPAVEIDLNRPMAEILAELTKYPIKTRLKLNGTLIVARDIAHAKIKELLDAGKPMPEYFKNHPVYYAGPAKTPDGMPSGSFGPTTAGRMDVYVEEFQKNGGSMIMLAKGNRTKDVMNACKTYGGFYLGSIGGPAAILAKENILSVEVVDFEELGMEAVRKITIKDFPAFIITDDKGNDFFENL; this is encoded by the coding sequence ATGGACTTTATATATCAGGATCCTTATCCTATTTTAAAAGACGATACCCAATATCGCAAAATTACTTCAGGTTATGTAAAAGTTGAAAAACTAGGGGAAAGAGAAATTTTAACCGTTGATCCAAAAGGTTTGGAATTGCTTTCTCAAGAAGCCATGAAAGACGTGTCTTTTATGTTGCGAACTTCCCATTTAGAAAAATTACGCGCCATTCTGGATGATCCGGAAGCGACCGATAACGACCGTTTTGTAGCTTACAATTTGTTGCAAAATGCCGCTGTGGCTATTGAAGGGGAATTGCCTTCTTGTCAAGACACCGGAACAGCGATTGTAATGGCCAAAAAAGGCGAAGATATCTATACGGGTGTAGATGATGCCGAATGGCTTTCAAAAGGGATTTTTAACACCTATCAAGAACGCAATCTGCGTTATTCTCAAATTGTGCCAATCAGTATGTTTGAAGAAAAGAACTCGGGTTCGAATCTTCCGGCGCAAATTGATATTTATTCGAAAAAAGGAGCTTCTTATGAATTTTTATTTTTGGCAAAAGGAGGCGGTTCTGCCAATAAAACCTATTTGTACCAACAAACAAAATCATTGTTGAATGAAAAGTCAATGGATGCTTTTGTTCGTGCCAAAATAATGGATTTAGGAACTTCTGCTTGTCCGCCTTATCACTTGGCTTTTGTAATTGGAGGAACTTCCGCCGAAGCTAATTTGGCCGCTGTTAAGAAAGCATCTGCAGGTTATTTCGATAATTTACCTACTACTGGAAATATGGCTGGTCAGGCTTTTCGCGATTTAGAATGGGAAAAAAGAATACAATTAATTTGTCAAGAAAGTGCTATTGGAGCGCAGTTTGGAGGAAAGTATTTCACCCATGATGTCCGTGTGATTCGTTTGCCGCGTCATGCCGCTTCTTGTCCGGTTGGATTAGGCGTGTCTTGTTCAGCTGACAGAAATATCAAAGGGAAAATCACCAAAGACGGAATTTTCGTTGAGCAGCTGGAGGTGAATCCAAAAAGATTGTTGCCGGAAACGGCGCCGCATTTGGAACCTGCTGTAGAAATTGACTTGAACCGTCCTATGGCTGAAATTTTGGCCGAGTTGACTAAATACCCAATCAAAACCCGTTTGAAATTAAACGGAACCTTGATTGTAGCTCGTGATATTGCGCATGCCAAAATCAAAGAATTATTGGATGCGGGAAAACCAATGCCGGAATATTTTAAAAATCATCCCGTATATTATGCCGGACCTGCAAAAACTCCGGATGGAATGCCTTCAGGAAGTTTTGGACCAACTACAGCTGGACGTATGGATGTGTATGTGGAAGAGTTCCAAAAAAATGGCGGAAGCATGATAATGCTTGCCAAAGGAAACCGTACCAAAGACGTTATGAACGCTTGTAAAACGTATGGCGGATTCTATTTAGGTTCTATTGGTGGTCCTGCGGCGATTTTGGCTAAAGAAAATATACTTTCTGTTGAGGTAGTTGACTTTGAAGAGTTAGGTATGGAAGCGGTTCGTAAAATTACCATTAAGGATTTTCCGGCTTTTATCATTACGGATGATAAAGGAAATGATTTCTTTGAGAATTTATAA
- a CDS encoding 3-oxoacid CoA-transferase subunit B: protein MPLGKEEIAKRIAKEVKDGYYVNLGIGIPTLVANYVRTDISVEFQSENGVLGMGPFPFEGEEDADIINAGKQTITTLAGASFFDSAFSFGMIRSQKVDLTILGAMEVAENGDIANWKIPGKMVKGMGGAMDLVASAENIIVAMMHVNKAGESKILKKCTLPLTGVGCVKKVVTELAVLEVTPKGFKLLERAPGVSVDNIIASTEAELIIEGEIPEMAID from the coding sequence ATGCCATTAGGAAAAGAAGAAATAGCAAAACGTATAGCCAAAGAAGTTAAAGATGGTTATTATGTAAACTTAGGAATCGGAATTCCAACCTTAGTGGCTAATTATGTCAGGACAGACATTTCGGTTGAATTTCAAAGCGAAAATGGCGTTCTGGGTATGGGTCCTTTTCCTTTTGAAGGAGAAGAAGACGCCGACATCATTAATGCCGGAAAACAAACCATCACAACCTTAGCGGGAGCCAGTTTCTTTGACTCGGCTTTCAGTTTTGGAATGATCCGTAGCCAAAAAGTAGATTTAACCATTCTTGGCGCCATGGAAGTGGCCGAAAACGGGGATATTGCCAACTGGAAAATCCCGGGAAAAATGGTCAAAGGAATGGGAGGCGCAATGGATTTAGTGGCTTCTGCCGAAAACATTATCGTTGCCATGATGCATGTTAACAAGGCTGGAGAATCAAAAATTCTTAAAAAATGTACTTTACCCTTAACAGGTGTTGGTTGCGTTAAAAAAGTAGTGACTGAATTAGCCGTTTTGGAAGTAACTCCAAAAGGTTTTAAATTACTCGAAAGAGCACCCGGAGTTTCTGTAGATAATATCATCGCATCTACAGAAGCGGAATTGATTATCGAAGGCGAAATTCCGGAAATGGCAATTGACTAA
- a CDS encoding CoA transferase subunit A has product MINKKVNSVQDALQGIENGMTIMLGGFGLCGIPENSIAELVKKETNNLTCISNNAGVDDFGLGLLLHKRQIKKMISSYVGENAEFERQMLSGELDVELTPQGTLAEKCRAAQAGIPAFFTPAGYGTEVAEGKEVREFNGKMHVMELAYKADFAIVKAWKGDEAGNLIFKGTARNFNACMAGAGKITIAEVEELLPAGSLNPNEIHIPGIMVQRIFQGEKFEKRIEQRTVRKRN; this is encoded by the coding sequence ATGATTAACAAAAAAGTAAACTCCGTTCAAGACGCCCTTCAAGGAATCGAAAACGGAATGACCATCATGTTAGGTGGATTTGGACTATGCGGTATTCCCGAAAATTCTATCGCAGAACTGGTTAAAAAAGAAACCAACAATCTTACTTGCATTTCAAACAATGCCGGCGTTGATGATTTTGGTCTTGGATTGTTATTACATAAAAGACAAATCAAAAAAATGATTTCTTCCTATGTGGGAGAAAATGCCGAATTTGAACGTCAGATGCTTTCCGGAGAATTAGATGTTGAATTAACTCCGCAAGGAACTTTAGCCGAAAAATGCCGTGCTGCCCAAGCGGGAATACCTGCTTTCTTCACCCCGGCCGGTTATGGCACCGAAGTTGCCGAAGGAAAAGAAGTGCGTGAATTCAACGGAAAAATGCATGTAATGGAATTAGCCTACAAAGCTGATTTTGCCATTGTAAAAGCATGGAAAGGCGATGAAGCAGGAAATTTAATTTTTAAAGGAACCGCGCGAAACTTCAACGCTTGTATGGCTGGTGCCGGAAAAATCACCATTGCCGAAGTAGAAGAACTTTTGCCTGCAGGTTCATTAAACCCAAACGAAATTCATATCCCAGGAATTATGGTGCAGCGCATCTTTCAAGGCGAAAAGTTTGAAAAAAGAATTGAGCAAAGAACCGTTAGAAAAAGAAATTAA
- a CDS encoding penicillin-binding protein 1A: MAAKKNNKTANTDKDFKYYTKAFWKFFLYGMGGILLFFLFASWGLFGSMPSFEDLENPDSNLATEIISSDGVILGKYFQKNRSQLKYSDLPKNLVDALVATEDERFYEHSGIDGRGTLRAIASLGTSGGASTLTQQLAKQLFHGEGSKFLPFRIVQKAKEWIIAIRLERQYTKNEILAMYCNVYDFGNYAVGVSSAAQTYFSKAPKDLTIDESAILVGMFKNSGLYNPVRNPQGVKNRRNVVLAQMEKEHMITKDQKEKLQNLPISLKFKLESHREGTATYFREYLRDYMKKWVEQNKKPDGSDYDIYKDGLKIYTTIDSRMQLHAEEAVSAHMANLQEEFFIQSKNNKNAPFVNISQAETQRILKQAMKTSNRWYVMKNMDKSDDEIIESFNKKTQMTVFTWKGERDTIMTPMDSIRYYKHFLQSGLMAMEPQTGNIKAWVGGINYKYFQYDHVGQGARQVGSTFKPFVYATAIEQLNMSPCDTIIDGPFMIRKGRHNVTEDWEPRNSDNKYRGMVTLKQALAGSINTISAKLIDKTGPEAVVTLAHKLGIKGKIPAQPSIALGAVDITVEDMVAAYSTFANQGVYTKPQFLNRIEDKSGVVIYEPIPESHDVLNKDIAFAVIKLLEGVTEGGSGSRLRTQGGGSGDNRWTGYPYMFTNPIAGKTGTTQNQSDGWFMGMVPNLVTGVWVGCEDRSARFKTITYGQGATAALPVWGYFMKLCYADPELKVSKEQFERPANLSIKVDCYRAPVVKDTTDIQQDTEEFDF; encoded by the coding sequence ATGGCTGCGAAAAAAAACAATAAGACCGCTAATACTGATAAAGATTTTAAGTATTATACTAAAGCGTTTTGGAAATTTTTCCTTTACGGAATGGGAGGAATCCTGCTGTTTTTCTTATTTGCCTCTTGGGGGCTATTTGGCTCGATGCCTTCCTTTGAGGATTTAGAAAATCCAGACTCGAATTTAGCAACGGAAATCATCTCTTCTGATGGGGTAATTTTGGGTAAATACTTTCAAAAAAACAGATCTCAATTAAAATATTCTGATTTACCTAAAAACCTGGTAGATGCACTTGTTGCAACAGAAGACGAACGTTTTTATGAGCACTCCGGTATTGACGGAAGAGGAACCCTGAGAGCAATTGCCAGTCTGGGAACAAGCGGAGGAGCAAGTACTTTGACCCAACAATTAGCCAAACAATTGTTTCACGGCGAAGGTTCCAAGTTTTTGCCTTTTCGAATTGTACAAAAAGCCAAAGAATGGATCATTGCCATCCGATTAGAGAGACAATACACTAAGAACGAAATCTTGGCTATGTACTGCAATGTTTACGATTTTGGGAATTATGCCGTTGGGGTAAGTTCAGCTGCCCAAACCTATTTTTCAAAAGCTCCAAAAGATTTGACCATTGACGAATCTGCTATTTTAGTTGGTATGTTCAAAAACTCAGGACTTTACAATCCGGTAAGAAACCCGCAAGGGGTAAAAAACCGTAGAAATGTAGTGCTTGCACAAATGGAGAAAGAGCACATGATCACTAAAGATCAAAAAGAGAAATTACAAAACTTACCTATTTCCTTAAAATTCAAACTAGAAAGCCACAGAGAAGGAACAGCCACTTATTTTAGAGAATACTTGCGTGATTATATGAAAAAATGGGTAGAGCAAAACAAAAAACCCGACGGATCTGATTATGATATCTATAAAGACGGATTAAAAATTTACACTACCATTGATTCAAGAATGCAATTGCATGCCGAAGAAGCTGTTTCGGCTCACATGGCAAATCTTCAGGAAGAATTTTTTATTCAGTCAAAAAACAATAAAAATGCCCCTTTTGTTAATATTTCTCAGGCAGAAACCCAGCGTATTTTAAAACAAGCCATGAAAACCTCAAACAGATGGTATGTTATGAAAAATATGGACAAAAGTGACGATGAAATCATAGAATCTTTCAATAAAAAAACACAAATGACCGTGTTTACTTGGAAAGGCGAAAGAGATACAATTATGACTCCAATGGATTCTATCCGTTACTACAAGCATTTTTTACAATCGGGTTTAATGGCTATGGAACCACAAACAGGAAATATCAAAGCCTGGGTAGGTGGAATTAATTACAAATACTTCCAATACGATCACGTAGGCCAAGGTGCAAGACAAGTAGGTTCTACTTTCAAACCTTTCGTTTATGCAACGGCTATTGAACAATTAAACATGTCACCTTGTGACACTATTATTGATGGTCCATTTATGATTCGCAAAGGACGCCATAATGTTACAGAAGACTGGGAACCTAGAAATTCAGACAATAAATACCGTGGTATGGTAACACTAAAACAAGCATTGGCAGGCTCCATCAATACAATATCAGCAAAATTAATAGACAAAACAGGACCTGAGGCTGTAGTTACTTTGGCTCACAAATTAGGAATAAAAGGCAAAATACCGGCTCAACCTTCGATAGCATTAGGAGCTGTAGACATTACCGTAGAAGATATGGTAGCAGCCTACAGTACTTTTGCCAATCAAGGTGTTTATACCAAACCGCAATTTTTAAACCGAATTGAAGATAAAAGTGGCGTTGTTATCTACGAACCTATCCCGGAATCTCATGACGTTTTAAATAAAGACATTGCTTTTGCAGTTATAAAATTACTCGAAGGCGTTACCGAAGGCGGATCTGGATCTAGACTTAGAACCCAAGGAGGAGGAAGTGGTGACAACAGATGGACAGGATACCCTTATATGTTTACAAACCCAATTGCGGGTAAAACAGGTACAACACAAAACCAATCTGACGGTTGGTTCATGGGAATGGTGCCCAATCTAGTTACCGGCGTTTGGGTAGGTTGCGAGGATCGTTCAGCCCGATTTAAAACGATTACTTATGGACAAGGAGCAACTGCTGCCTTACCGGTTTGGGGTTATTTCATGAAACTTTGCTATGCTGATCCTGAATTAAAAGTATCAAAAGAACAGTTCGAAAGACCTGCTAATCTTTCGATAAAAGTAGATTGCTATCGTGCTCCAGTAGTAAAAGACACCACCGATATTCAACAAGACACAGAAGAATTTGATTTCTAA
- a CDS encoding gliding motility lipoprotein GldH gives MRIKNSVFLLLIAILFSSCDEKRVFDEYKSVGSAWHKDSIVSFNLPELDSTKRYDLFINIRDNNNYQFNNLFLIVTLEKPNGYTKVDTLEYQMASPDGTLLGNGFTDIKESKLFYKENVKFRGKYKVNIKQAVRETGKVPGVTLLEGITEVGLRIENKD, from the coding sequence ATGAGAATAAAAAATAGTGTTTTTCTCCTTTTGATTGCGATTCTATTTTCTTCTTGTGATGAAAAAAGAGTATTTGATGAGTACAAATCTGTAGGTAGCGCCTGGCATAAAGACAGTATTGTATCGTTTAATTTACCCGAATTAGACTCTACAAAACGATATGATTTATTTATAAACATAAGAGACAACAACAATTACCAGTTCAACAATCTTTTTTTGATTGTCACCTTGGAGAAACCAAACGGCTATACAAAAGTAGACACCTTGGAGTACCAAATGGCAAGCCCGGACGGCACTTTGCTGGGCAATGGCTTTACCGATATAAAAGAAAGCAAATTGTTTTACAAGGAAAATGTAAAATTTAGAGGAAAATACAAAGTCAACATAAAACAAGCTGTGAGAGAAACCGGAAAAGTTCCCGGAGTTACTCTATTAGAAGGAATTACAGAAGTAGGTTTACGAATTGAAAACAAAGATTAA
- a CDS encoding PSP1 domain-containing protein gives MACTSCSTSDGGAPKGCKNNGTCGTDSCNKLTVFDWLSNMSLPNGEAPFDCVEVRFKNGRKDFFRNTEKLTLSIGDIVATVASPGHDIGIVTLTGELVKIQMKKKGVNSNSNEVPKIYRKASQKDIDIWSAARAKEEPMKVRARELAIAQKLEMKISDIEFQGDGSKATFYYTANDRVDFRLLIKDFAKEFSTRVEMKQVGFRQEAARLGGIGSCGRELCCSTWLTDFRSVNTSAARYQQLSLNPQKLAGQCGKLKCCLNYELDTYMDALKGFPDFDTKLVTEKGDAICQKQDIFKGLMWFAYTNNFANWHVLKIEKVKEIIAENKLKKKVSALEDFAIEIVQEREKDFNNAMGQESLTRFDQPKKKKKPNKKPRPAGENVIVANKPKPTNNNNNRPANNNNKRPNPSNDKKPAEPRKPIIIKKNENKK, from the coding sequence ATGGCATGTACAAGTTGTTCAACTTCTGATGGTGGTGCACCAAAGGGTTGTAAAAATAATGGGACTTGCGGCACCGATAGCTGCAACAAATTAACTGTTTTCGACTGGCTTTCTAATATGAGTTTGCCTAATGGCGAAGCTCCTTTTGACTGTGTTGAAGTTCGTTTTAAAAACGGAAGAAAAGATTTTTTTCGCAATACAGAAAAACTGACACTAAGCATTGGAGACATTGTGGCAACAGTGGCTTCTCCTGGACACGACATCGGAATTGTAACCTTGACAGGAGAATTGGTAAAAATTCAAATGAAGAAAAAAGGGGTTAATTCCAACAGTAATGAAGTTCCTAAAATCTACAGAAAAGCATCTCAAAAAGACATTGATATTTGGTCAGCAGCAAGAGCCAAAGAAGAGCCGATGAAGGTTAGAGCACGCGAACTGGCAATTGCTCAAAAACTCGAAATGAAAATTTCGGATATTGAATTTCAAGGAGATGGTTCTAAAGCTACTTTTTACTATACCGCTAATGACAGAGTCGATTTTAGACTTTTAATCAAAGATTTTGCTAAAGAATTCAGCACCAGAGTCGAGATGAAACAGGTAGGTTTCCGTCAGGAAGCAGCTCGTTTAGGAGGAATTGGTTCTTGCGGTAGAGAATTGTGTTGTTCAACTTGGCTAACCGATTTTAGAAGTGTCAATACTTCTGCGGCTCGTTACCAACAATTGTCTTTAAACCCACAAAAACTGGCAGGGCAATGCGGAAAATTAAAATGCTGTTTGAACTATGAATTAGACACTTACATGGACGCCTTGAAAGGTTTTCCTGATTTTGACACGAAATTAGTTACTGAAAAAGGCGATGCCATTTGTCAAAAACAAGATATTTTTAAGGGTTTAATGTGGTTTGCTTACACTAATAATTTTGCCAACTGGCATGTATTAAAAATAGAAAAAGTAAAGGAAATCATTGCCGAAAATAAACTCAAAAAGAAAGTTTCGGCTCTTGAAGATTTTGCCATCGAAATTGTTCAGGAAAGAGAAAAAGACTTTAATAATGCGATGGGACAAGAAAGTTTAACCCGTTTTGACCAACCTAAGAAAAAGAAAAAACCAAACAAAAAACCAAGACCAGCGGGTGAAAATGTAATTGTTGCCAATAAACCGAAACCAACAAATAATAATAACAATAGACCTGCAAACAATAACAATAAACGCCCAAATCCTTCAAACGATAAAAAGCCAGCAGAACCAAGAAAACCAATAATTATTAAAAAAAATGAGAATAAAAAATAG
- a CDS encoding ferredoxin: MVIVTLQRDKCIGCNYCVEMAPVQFQMSKKDGKSVLIHSQNAKGFFTLKSHDHTIVEHCELAAKACPVKIISVKET, translated from the coding sequence ATGGTCATTGTAACCCTACAAAGAGACAAATGCATTGGTTGTAATTATTGTGTAGAAATGGCACCTGTTCAATTTCAAATGTCAAAAAAAGACGGAAAATCGGTTTTGATTCATTCGCAAAATGCCAAAGGTTTTTTCACCTTAAAATCACACGATCATACGATTGTGGAGCATTGTGAATTGGCCGCCAAAGCCTGTCCGGTAAAAATAATTTCGGTAAAAGAAACTTAA
- a CDS encoding peptidase U32 family protein, giving the protein MTSNNKIELMAPAGNFESLQAAIDNGADSVYFGVDQLNMRARATVNFTIDDLAEIARRCENKKIRTYLTLNTIIYDHDLSVVKTLLNKAKDANITAVIASDQAVIAMARGIGMEVHISTQLNVTNIETIKFYSLFADTMVLSRELSLRQVKNITDQIKKEEIKGPNGNLVEIEIFGHGALCMAVSGKCYLSLHSHNSSANRGACKQNCRKKYTVIDQESGFEIELDNEYMMSPKDLCTLDFLDQVIDSGIQVLKIEGRGRAPEYVATVIKTYREAIDSYYDGTFSKEKTAVWMEALNTVYNRGFWSGYYLGQELGEWSAIPGSMATQKKVYVGKGTHYFPKAAVGQFKIEAYDIKIGDKILVTGPNTGSQEMLIEEMYVNDAVAEKATKGDDCTLKLPFRIRMSDKLYKIVEA; this is encoded by the coding sequence ATGACATCGAATAACAAAATTGAACTTATGGCTCCCGCCGGGAACTTTGAGTCACTTCAAGCTGCGATAGATAATGGTGCTGATTCGGTTTACTTTGGCGTAGACCAATTAAATATGCGCGCCAGAGCAACGGTAAATTTTACCATCGATGACCTAGCAGAAATTGCCCGTCGTTGCGAAAATAAAAAAATCAGAACCTATTTAACTTTAAATACGATAATCTACGATCACGATTTATCGGTGGTTAAAACATTGTTGAACAAAGCTAAGGATGCTAATATCACTGCCGTAATTGCATCAGACCAAGCCGTGATTGCCATGGCAAGAGGAATTGGGATGGAAGTACACATTTCGACCCAATTGAATGTGACCAATATTGAAACCATAAAATTCTACAGCCTTTTTGCCGACACCATGGTTTTAAGTCGTGAATTGAGTTTGCGTCAGGTGAAAAACATCACCGATCAAATTAAAAAAGAAGAAATTAAAGGTCCTAACGGAAATTTAGTCGAAATAGAAATTTTCGGTCATGGTGCTTTGTGCATGGCGGTTTCTGGGAAATGTTATTTGAGTTTACATTCGCATAATTCTTCGGCAAATCGTGGCGCCTGCAAACAAAATTGCCGTAAAAAATATACAGTGATTGATCAGGAAAGTGGTTTCGAAATCGAGTTAGATAACGAATACATGATGTCCCCAAAAGATTTATGTACTTTGGATTTTCTGGATCAGGTAATTGATTCCGGCATTCAGGTTTTAAAAATCGAAGGTCGCGGTCGCGCTCCGGAATATGTGGCAACGGTAATCAAAACCTATCGTGAAGCGATTGACAGCTACTATGACGGTACATTTTCTAAAGAAAAAACAGCCGTTTGGATGGAGGCTTTGAACACCGTTTACAACCGCGGATTTTGGTCGGGTTATTATTTGGGACAAGAACTAGGCGAATGGAGTGCTATTCCCGGATCGATGGCGACTCAGAAAAAAGTCTATGTGGGAAAAGGAACGCATTATTTCCCGAAAGCAGCTGTAGGGCAATTCAAAATCGAAGCTTACGACATAAAAATTGGCGACAAAATTTTAGTTACCGGACCGAATACCGGATCACAAGAAATGCTGATCGAAGAAATGTATGTAAATGATGCCGTTGCCGAAAAAGCTACAAAAGGCGACGATTGCACTTTAAAATTGCCATTCAGAATCCGAATGTCTGACAAATTATACAAAATTGTGGAAGCCTAA